One stretch of Cohnella algarum DNA includes these proteins:
- a CDS encoding sugar phosphate isomerase/epimerase family protein — protein sequence MKIGVSTYSLFGAIRAGELTVPEAIAYIAEIGGEHAEIVPVGFSLTDNPELIEAIRSQAAASGIELSNYAIGANFCGLSDDAFEAEIDRVKKEVDIARRLGVKLMRHDAASSDDLSIRNFLGELPRVAEACRRIAEYAAGFGITTSVENHGYFTQASDRVQALIHAVDRPNFKTTLDVGNFMCADEQPSVAVRKNIGYASMVHIKDFYWRPKTRGNPGEGWFKTAHGHYLRGAIAGNGDIDLPDVLSIIRESGYDGYLSLEFEGMEDCKLGSRIGLANLKKMWSETEEASK from the coding sequence ATGAAAATCGGCGTAAGCACGTACAGTCTGTTCGGCGCGATTCGCGCGGGCGAGCTGACCGTTCCCGAAGCGATCGCCTACATCGCGGAAATCGGCGGGGAGCATGCGGAAATCGTGCCGGTCGGCTTTTCGCTGACGGACAACCCGGAGCTGATCGAGGCGATTCGGAGCCAGGCGGCAGCAAGCGGCATCGAGCTGTCCAATTACGCGATCGGCGCCAACTTCTGCGGCTTGTCGGACGATGCGTTCGAGGCGGAAATCGACCGGGTGAAAAAAGAAGTCGACATCGCGCGCCGTCTCGGCGTGAAGCTGATGCGGCACGACGCGGCTTCGTCCGACGATTTGTCGATCCGCAATTTTTTGGGCGAGCTGCCGCGGGTTGCGGAAGCCTGCCGCCGGATCGCGGAATATGCCGCAGGCTTCGGCATCACGACGAGCGTCGAAAACCACGGCTATTTCACGCAAGCGAGCGACCGGGTGCAGGCGCTCATCCACGCGGTCGACCGTCCGAATTTCAAAACGACGCTCGATGTCGGAAACTTCATGTGCGCGGACGAGCAGCCGTCCGTCGCCGTCCGAAAAAACATCGGCTACGCCTCGATGGTGCACATCAAAGATTTTTACTGGCGGCCGAAAACGCGGGGCAATCCCGGCGAGGGCTGGTTCAAGACGGCCCACGGGCATTATTTGCGCGGCGCGATCGCGGGCAACGGCGACATCGACCTGCCGGACGTGTTGTCGATCATTCGCGAATCCGGTTATGACGGCTATTTGTCGCTGGAGTTCGAAGGGATGGAGGACTGCAAGCTCGGTTCCCGCATCGGGCTTGCCAACTTGAAGAAAATGTGGAGCGAAACGGAGGAGGCGTCCAAATGA
- a CDS encoding Gfo/Idh/MocA family protein, giving the protein MKTVKVAVIGTGSISDSHLQSYTRNPGAELIAVCDLNAERAKKKAEQFGAAKSYSDYKELLADPDIDAVSICTWNNTHAEIAIAALRAGKHVLVEKPVSTTVEEALRIQEAVRETGKLLMVGYVRRYDPNAQMLRKFVEQGEFGEIYYAKASALRRHGNPGGWFADRSRSGGGPLIDIGVHMIDLCWYMMGKPKPITVSGNTYHKLGNRANVTSLSHYKAADWDPAFNTVEDLASALIRFENGASLQVDVSFALHAKSNEASVKLYGDKGGFEIDPEIVMVTEKNDTILNIVPQTDHKSFDFAGAFQSEIDHFVECVREGRQPISPIEDGVEMMKILNAVYESSERKEEIRL; this is encoded by the coding sequence ATGAAAACGGTCAAAGTCGCGGTCATCGGAACGGGCTCGATTTCCGATTCGCACCTGCAATCCTACACGCGCAACCCGGGCGCGGAGCTTATCGCGGTATGCGACCTGAACGCCGAACGCGCCAAGAAAAAAGCGGAGCAATTCGGAGCCGCCAAAAGCTACAGCGATTATAAGGAGCTGCTTGCCGATCCCGATATCGACGCGGTCAGCATTTGCACCTGGAACAATACGCACGCCGAGATCGCGATCGCGGCGCTGCGGGCGGGCAAGCACGTATTGGTCGAAAAGCCCGTGTCGACGACGGTAGAGGAAGCGCTGCGCATCCAGGAGGCGGTCCGGGAGACGGGCAAGCTGCTGATGGTCGGCTACGTTCGCCGTTACGACCCGAACGCGCAAATGCTGCGCAAATTCGTCGAGCAGGGAGAGTTCGGCGAAATTTATTACGCCAAAGCTTCCGCGCTGCGCCGGCACGGCAACCCGGGCGGCTGGTTCGCGGACCGCTCGCGTTCGGGCGGGGGGCCGCTCATCGACATCGGCGTGCACATGATCGACCTGTGCTGGTACATGATGGGCAAGCCGAAGCCGATTACCGTCAGCGGCAACACGTACCACAAGCTCGGCAACCGCGCGAACGTCACCAGCCTGTCGCATTACAAGGCCGCGGATTGGGATCCGGCCTTCAACACGGTCGAGGATCTGGCCAGCGCGCTGATCCGGTTCGAAAACGGCGCAAGCCTCCAGGTGGACGTCAGCTTCGCGCTTCACGCCAAATCGAACGAAGCCTCCGTCAAGCTCTACGGCGATAAAGGCGGCTTCGAAATCGATCCGGAAATCGTCATGGTGACGGAAAAGAACGATACGATTTTGAACATTGTACCGCAAACCGACCACAAAAGCTTCGACTTCGCAGGCGCGTTCCAAAGCGAGATCGACCATTTCGTCGAATGCGTGAGAGAGGGACGCCAGCCGATCAGCCCGATCGAGGACGGCGTCGAAATGATGAAAATATTGAACGCGGTGTACGAATCGTCCGAGCGCAAAGAGGAGATCCGGCTATGA
- a CDS encoding AraC family transcriptional regulator, producing MRRPAALLEPMDMPDPHFPIKVHFSASFRTGQLLFPNHWHKHIEILYCVAGKAHIECNSVPLAMEAGDVIVINSNDLHSGTCLSDDLAYYALIADPILLQSPTPDAAESKYISSVADNRLLFRHNSSCSEEIGGLIVAIVGELRGREMGFELSVKSHLYRILTLLIRRDVAQVLTENEDRLRTKNLERLAPVLAYMETHYADPLHVHMLAGMAGLSRYHFGRLFKAVTGRTITEYIAWIRLSNAEQLLRNTTQTISEIAEMTGFHDIYYFSRMFKKMNGLPPTEWRKMAAETDLGQVTAPPPP from the coding sequence ATGAGAAGACCCGCGGCGCTGCTGGAGCCGATGGATATGCCCGACCCCCATTTTCCGATCAAGGTCCACTTTTCGGCTTCGTTTCGGACCGGTCAGCTGTTGTTTCCGAACCATTGGCACAAGCATATCGAAATTTTGTACTGCGTTGCCGGCAAAGCGCACATCGAATGCAATTCCGTGCCGCTCGCGATGGAGGCCGGCGACGTGATCGTCATCAACAGCAACGATTTGCACAGCGGAACGTGCCTGTCCGACGATTTGGCCTATTACGCGCTGATCGCGGACCCGATTTTGCTGCAAAGCCCGACGCCGGACGCGGCCGAGTCCAAATATATCTCTTCCGTCGCCGACAATCGCCTGCTGTTTCGGCACAACAGCTCATGCAGCGAGGAAATCGGCGGCCTGATCGTCGCGATCGTGGGCGAACTGCGCGGGCGCGAGATGGGCTTCGAGCTTTCGGTCAAGTCGCATCTGTACCGGATTTTGACGCTGCTGATCCGCCGCGACGTGGCGCAGGTGCTGACGGAAAACGAAGACCGTCTCCGGACCAAAAATCTCGAACGCCTCGCCCCGGTGCTGGCCTATATGGAGACGCATTATGCCGACCCGCTCCACGTCCATATGCTGGCCGGCATGGCGGGACTTAGCCGGTACCACTTCGGGCGGCTGTTCAAGGCGGTTACCGGCCGGACGATTACCGAATACATTGCCTGGATTCGCCTCAGCAACGCGGAGCAGCTCCTTCGCAATACGACGCAGACGATTTCGGAAATCGCGGAAATGACCGGTTTTCACGACATCTATTACTTCAGCCGCATGTTCAAAAAAATGAACGGCCTGCCGCCGACCGAATGGCGCAAGATGGCCGCGGAAACGGATTTGGGACAGGTTACAGCACCGCCACCGCCCTGA
- a CDS encoding cyclase family protein codes for MAVIDLSIPIRSGMPVYPGDPEVEVRIVRTRESHGWELRQMTLGTHTGTHVDAFSHMHAGGTPIDRMPLERFFGKAQVVRPDGAWPRDGGLFFKEEIGVGLFEGLARLRPPFVGGELTEELERALLGAGIVTYTSLANLERLPEETDFMFYGFPLAIENGDGSPVRAVAVL; via the coding sequence ATGGCCGTTATCGATTTATCGATTCCGATCCGGTCGGGCATGCCGGTGTATCCCGGCGATCCGGAGGTGGAGGTGCGAATCGTCCGAACGAGGGAGAGCCACGGCTGGGAACTGAGGCAAATGACGCTCGGCACGCATACGGGCACGCATGTCGACGCATTTTCCCATATGCACGCGGGAGGCACGCCGATCGACCGCATGCCGCTCGAACGGTTTTTCGGCAAGGCGCAAGTCGTGCGTCCGGACGGAGCCTGGCCGCGGGATGGGGGGCTTTTTTTCAAGGAAGAGATCGGGGTCGGGCTTTTCGAAGGGCTGGCGCGGCTTCGCCCGCCGTTCGTCGGCGGGGAGCTGACCGAGGAGCTGGAGCGGGCACTGCTCGGCGCCGGCATCGTCACGTACACGTCGCTTGCGAATTTGGAGCGGCTTCCGGAGGAGACGGATTTCATGTTTTACGGCTTTCCGCTCGCGATCGAGAACGGGGACGGCTCTCCGGTCAGGGCGGTGGCGGTGCTGTAA
- a CDS encoding ABC-F family ATP-binding cassette domain-containing protein produces the protein MSILTVKNLSHGFGDRAIFNDVSFRLLKGEHVGLIGANGEGKSTFMNTVMGKLEPDAGKIEWAKNVRVGYLDQHSVLQKGMTIRDVLKSAFRYLTDLEAQMNEMYEKMGAASPEELEALLEEVGTIQDLLTNNDFYMIDAKVEEVAKGLGLNDIGLDRDVHDLSGGQRTKVLLAKLLLEKPDILLLDEPTNYLDEAHIEWLKRYLQAYENAFILISHDIPFLNSVVNLIYHMENQELNRYVGDYDTFLQQHEAKKQQLESAYKRQQQEIADLKDFVARNKARVSTRNMAMSRQKKLDSMEIIELAKEKPKPQFQFKEGRTSGRFIFEAKSLVIGYDEPLCRPIDLAMERGQKIAVVGANGIGKTTLLRSLLGEIPALSGSVERGDNLLVGYFEQEMKSGTDMTCIEAVWDEFPAMSQFEVRAALAKCGLTTKHIESKISVLSGGEKAKVRLCKLINRETNVLVLDEPTNHLDVDAKEELKRALRAYKGSVLLISHEPEFYRDVATDVWNCESWTTKVF, from the coding sequence ATGAGCATTTTAACGGTCAAAAATTTGTCCCACGGCTTCGGCGACCGCGCGATCTTCAACGACGTCTCGTTCCGCCTGCTGAAGGGCGAGCACGTCGGGCTGATCGGCGCCAACGGCGAAGGCAAATCGACGTTCATGAACACGGTCATGGGCAAGCTCGAACCCGACGCCGGCAAAATCGAATGGGCGAAAAACGTCCGGGTCGGCTACCTCGACCAGCATTCCGTGCTGCAAAAAGGGATGACGATCCGCGACGTTCTGAAAAGCGCCTTCCGGTATTTGACGGACCTGGAAGCGCAGATGAACGAAATGTACGAGAAAATGGGCGCCGCCTCCCCCGAGGAGCTGGAGGCGCTGCTGGAAGAGGTCGGGACGATCCAGGATCTGCTGACGAACAACGACTTCTACATGATCGACGCGAAGGTCGAGGAAGTGGCGAAGGGCCTGGGCCTGAACGATATCGGGCTCGACCGGGACGTGCACGACCTCAGCGGCGGCCAGCGGACGAAGGTGCTGCTCGCGAAGCTGTTGCTGGAAAAGCCCGACATCCTGCTGCTCGACGAACCGACCAACTACCTGGACGAAGCGCACATCGAATGGCTGAAGCGGTATTTGCAGGCTTACGAAAACGCGTTTATCCTCATTTCGCACGACATTCCTTTTTTGAACAGCGTCGTCAACCTGATTTATCATATGGAAAATCAGGAGCTGAACCGGTACGTCGGCGACTACGACACGTTCCTGCAGCAGCACGAGGCCAAAAAGCAGCAGCTGGAATCGGCCTACAAGCGCCAGCAGCAGGAAATCGCCGATTTGAAGGATTTCGTCGCGCGCAACAAGGCTCGCGTCTCGACGCGCAACATGGCGATGTCCCGGCAGAAGAAGCTGGACAGCATGGAGATCATCGAGCTCGCCAAGGAAAAGCCGAAGCCCCAGTTTCAGTTCAAGGAGGGCCGGACGTCCGGGCGGTTTATTTTCGAGGCGAAAAGCCTTGTCATCGGCTATGACGAGCCGCTGTGCCGTCCGATCGACCTCGCCATGGAGCGCGGCCAGAAAATCGCCGTCGTCGGCGCGAACGGCATCGGCAAAACGACGCTGCTGCGCAGCCTGCTCGGAGAAATTCCGGCTTTGTCCGGCTCCGTCGAGCGCGGCGACAACTTGCTCGTCGGCTATTTCGAGCAGGAGATGAAGAGCGGAACCGACATGACGTGCATCGAGGCGGTGTGGGACGAATTCCCGGCGATGTCGCAATTCGAGGTGCGCGCCGCTCTCGCCAAGTGCGGGCTGACGACGAAGCATATCGAAAGCAAGATTTCCGTTCTCAGCGGCGGCGAAAAAGCGAAGGTCCGGCTGTGCAAGCTCATCAACCGGGAGACGAACGTGCTCGTCCTCGACGAACCGACCAACCATCTCGACGTCGACGCGAAGGAAGAGCTGAAGCGCGCCCTGCGCGCTTATAAAGGAAGCGTTCTGCTCATCAGCCACGAGCCGGAATTTTACCGGGATGTCGCGACCGACGTCTGGAACTGCGAGTCGTGGACGACGAAGGTGTTCTGA
- a CDS encoding MetQ/NlpA family ABC transporter substrate-binding protein: protein MSKKKRFFVPALVLLMAVLISACGAGNGDSSASPSAPATESASPSPSGSSSSGASETPASSETPAEPAVLKVGAAPVPHAEILEFVKPVLKEQGVELEIVVFDDEGQLNPALKDGQIDANYFQHVPYLDSVKNEQGYDFAVTTKVHVEPIGFYSEKAQSKDELRDGAEIGIPNNPSNEYRALVLLEKQGLIKLKEGLTTYEATPKDIVDNPKNLKFREVDSAALPRVLPDLDGAVINTNLVLEAGIDPNAALFREDADSPYANVIVVRSGDENEEAIRKLDAALTSPEVKAFIEEKYGVAVVPAF from the coding sequence ATGTCCAAGAAAAAACGGTTTTTCGTCCCAGCGCTTGTTTTGTTAATGGCGGTGTTGATTTCGGCCTGCGGTGCCGGCAATGGCGATTCGTCCGCTTCGCCTTCGGCCCCCGCGACCGAATCCGCCTCGCCTTCGCCGAGCGGCTCGTCTTCGTCCGGAGCATCCGAGACCCCGGCTTCGTCCGAAACGCCGGCCGAACCCGCGGTTTTGAAGGTAGGAGCGGCGCCGGTTCCCCATGCGGAAATCCTGGAATTCGTGAAGCCGGTTCTGAAAGAACAAGGCGTCGAGCTGGAAATCGTCGTGTTCGACGACGAAGGCCAATTGAACCCCGCGCTGAAGGACGGCCAGATCGACGCGAACTATTTTCAGCATGTTCCGTATTTGGATTCCGTCAAGAATGAGCAAGGCTACGATTTTGCCGTCACGACGAAGGTGCACGTCGAGCCGATCGGTTTTTATTCGGAAAAGGCCCAATCGAAGGACGAGTTGCGGGACGGGGCCGAAATCGGCATTCCGAACAATCCGTCCAACGAATACCGGGCACTGGTGCTGCTGGAGAAGCAAGGGCTGATCAAGCTAAAGGAAGGGTTGACGACGTACGAGGCGACCCCGAAAGACATCGTCGACAATCCGAAAAACCTGAAATTCCGCGAAGTCGATTCCGCCGCGCTGCCGCGCGTGCTGCCGGACCTTGACGGGGCGGTCATCAACACGAACCTCGTCCTGGAAGCCGGCATCGATCCGAACGCGGCGCTGTTCCGCGAGGATGCAGATTCCCCGTACGCCAACGTCATCGTCGTCAGAAGCGGGGACGAGAACGAAGAAGCGATCCGTAAACTCGACGCGGCTCTGACGTCGCCCGAGGTCAAAGCGTTCATCGAGGAGAAGTACGGCGTCGCGGTCGTGCCGGCGTTTTAA
- a CDS encoding methionine ABC transporter permease, whose product MREDLPGLLREGLTETLYMVFWSSLFATALGLLLGIVLVATEKGGIMPLPVLHKVAGTVINTVRSLPFIILIILLLPLSRLLIGTTLGPTAAIVSLSIGAAPFLARIIENSLKEVEAGKIEAAKSVGASPLAIIFRVLIPEALPALVRGMTIAVIAITEFTAVAGAIGAGGLGSLAVRFGYQRFREDVLFATVIVIILLVQIVQWTGDWTAKSIQRRRFKQE is encoded by the coding sequence ATGAGGGAAGATTTGCCGGGCTTGCTGAGGGAAGGTTTGACCGAAACGCTGTACATGGTGTTCTGGTCTTCGCTGTTCGCGACCGCTCTCGGGCTGCTGCTCGGGATCGTCCTGGTCGCGACCGAAAAGGGAGGCATTATGCCGCTGCCCGTCCTGCACAAGGTCGCGGGCACGGTCATCAACACGGTGCGTTCGCTGCCGTTCATCATTTTGATCATTTTGCTGCTGCCGCTGTCGAGGCTGTTGATCGGCACGACGCTGGGCCCGACGGCGGCGATCGTCTCGCTTTCGATCGGCGCCGCGCCGTTTCTCGCGCGCATTATCGAAAATTCGCTCAAGGAAGTGGAAGCGGGCAAAATCGAAGCGGCGAAGTCCGTCGGCGCATCTCCGCTCGCGATTATATTCCGGGTGCTCATTCCCGAAGCGCTGCCGGCGCTCGTGCGGGGGATGACGATCGCGGTGATCGCGATCACCGAGTTTACGGCCGTCGCGGGCGCGATCGGGGCCGGGGGCCTCGGCAGCCTGGCGGTGCGGTTCGGGTACCAGCGGTTCCGCGAGGATGTTTTGTTTGCGACGGTCATCGTCATTATTTTGCTCGTTCAGATCGTCCAATGGACCGGGGACTGGACGGCAAAGTCGATCCAGCGCCGAAGGTTCAAACAGGAGTAG
- a CDS encoding methionine ABC transporter ATP-binding protein produces the protein MIVVERLSKTYKTPQGRFTALDGIDLHVRKGDIYGIIGASGAGKSTLIRCLNRLEEPDSGSVAIGGQEITRLNGKALRLARQKIGMIFQQFNLLDARTVYENIAFPLVVAGHSKGKIRRRVRELLELVQLSDKEKAYPAQLSGGQKQRVGIARALANDPDVLLCDEATSALDPETTFSILELLKRINRQLHLTIVLITHELDVLQHICNRMAVIERGKIVETGTVDKLFASPESETARRFVGIAQMVYGSRFPAEERRAAT, from the coding sequence ATGATTGTCGTCGAGCGGCTCAGCAAAACGTACAAAACGCCGCAAGGCCGGTTCACGGCTTTGGACGGCATCGATCTGCACGTGCGCAAGGGCGATATTTACGGAATCATCGGCGCGAGCGGCGCGGGGAAGTCGACGCTGATCCGCTGCCTGAACCGGCTGGAGGAGCCGGATTCCGGAAGCGTCGCGATCGGCGGGCAGGAGATTACGAGACTGAACGGGAAAGCGCTGCGGCTGGCCCGGCAAAAAATCGGCATGATTTTTCAGCAGTTCAACCTTCTCGACGCCAGGACGGTATACGAGAATATCGCGTTTCCGCTCGTCGTGGCGGGTCATTCCAAGGGAAAAATCAGGCGGCGCGTGCGGGAGCTTCTGGAGCTCGTCCAGCTTTCGGACAAGGAAAAAGCGTATCCGGCCCAGCTCAGCGGCGGGCAGAAGCAGCGGGTGGGCATCGCCAGAGCGCTGGCAAACGATCCCGACGTTCTGCTTTGCGACGAGGCGACGTCGGCGCTCGATCCGGAAACGACGTTTTCGATCCTGGAGCTGCTGAAGCGGATCAACCGCCAGCTTCATCTCACGATCGTGCTGATCACGCACGAGCTCGACGTGCTTCAACACATTTGCAACCGGATGGCGGTAATCGAACGGGGGAAAATCGTCGAGACCGGCACCGTCGACAAGCTGTTCGCGAGCCCCGAAAGCGAAACGGCACGGCGCTTTGTCGGCATCGCGCAAATGGTTTACGGAAGCCGATTTCCGGCGGAAGAGCGGCGGGCGGCGACATGA
- a CDS encoding LLM class flavin-dependent oxidoreductase, translated as MAAAGRDPDRVYVLQGISPIIGGTDAEARAERERLEALIPEATGLSFLSDYFPGVDFEGLTLDDRAKDAGLDRLELDKSDYRKHRPVIARDNPTLREVYSLLTGSFSDDGLVGTPEKIADTLERWFAERAADGFMLMAPSLPGGLERFVDGVVPILQRRGLFRTEYEGATLREHLGLPAPENRYARQPRAESRK; from the coding sequence GTGGCCGCCGCCGGACGGGATCCGGACCGGGTCTACGTTTTGCAAGGAATTTCCCCGATTATCGGCGGCACCGATGCCGAGGCCCGGGCGGAAAGGGAGCGGCTGGAGGCGCTGATCCCCGAGGCGACGGGCCTGAGCTTTTTGTCCGATTATTTCCCCGGCGTCGACTTTGAGGGCCTGACCCTGGACGACCGGGCCAAAGACGCGGGACTGGACCGGCTGGAGCTGGACAAATCCGATTACCGCAAACACCGGCCCGTCATCGCGAGAGATAACCCGACGCTCCGCGAAGTCTACTCCCTGCTTACCGGTTCCTTCAGCGACGACGGGCTCGTCGGCACGCCGGAGAAAATCGCGGATACGCTCGAGCGCTGGTTCGCCGAACGGGCGGCCGACGGTTTCATGCTGATGGCGCCGTCCCTTCCCGGCGGCCTGGAACGATTCGTCGACGGCGTCGTGCCGATCCTGCAGCGGCGCGGCCTGTTCCGGACGGAGTACGAAGGCGCCACCTTGCGCGAGCATTTGGGGCTCCCCGCCCCCGAAAACCGTTACGCCCGGCAACCTCGCGCGGAAAGCCGGAAATAG
- a CDS encoding Fur family transcriptional regulator, which produces MTITEQLDSINCRLASNGYKMTRQREATVRVLLENERDHLTAEDVFMLVKEKYSDIGLATVYRTLELLAELHIVEKMNFGDGAVRFDLRSDDHEHMHHHLICAECGSLQEIKEDWLLDLEQRLEREYGFKVTDHRLDFTGHYKTCTRKECKKKSKAVS; this is translated from the coding sequence TTGACGATCACGGAACAGCTGGATTCGATTAATTGCCGATTGGCGAGCAACGGGTACAAGATGACCCGCCAACGCGAAGCGACCGTCCGGGTGCTGCTTGAAAACGAACGGGATCATCTGACAGCGGAAGACGTGTTCATGCTCGTAAAGGAAAAGTACTCGGACATCGGGCTCGCCACGGTGTACCGGACGCTGGAGCTGCTGGCGGAGCTGCACATCGTCGAGAAAATGAATTTCGGCGACGGCGCCGTCCGCTTCGATTTGCGCAGCGACGACCACGAGCATATGCATCACCATTTGATCTGCGCCGAATGCGGTTCCCTGCAGGAGATCAAGGAGGATTGGCTGCTCGATCTCGAGCAGCGGCTGGAGCGCGAATACGGCTTCAAAGTAACCGATCACCGACTCGATTTTACCGGCCATTATAAAACATGTACCCGCAAAGAGTGCAAAAAAAAATCGAAGGCGGTCTCTTGA
- a CDS encoding aldo/keto reductase family protein, with translation MNYRKMGGTGLKVSEISLGSWLTYGGYVEKENAVKSIETAYDLGINFFDTANVYERGQAELVVGETLRAYPRESYVLATKVFWPMGDGPNDRGLSRKHVTEQCHASLKRLGTDYVDIYYCHRFGPETPLEETLRALDDLVRQGKVLYVGVSEWTAAQMAEALTVADRYLLDRIVVNQPVYNMFQRYIEKEIIPLGERKGIGQVVFSPLAQGLLTGKYASADSVPQDSRAAKLDHMRKHITDEKIAKVRRLGEIASELGITVGQLALAWILRQPNVASALVGASRPEQVKENAAASGVALSADVLERIEEILA, from the coding sequence ATGAACTATCGGAAAATGGGCGGTACGGGCCTGAAGGTGAGCGAAATCAGCCTGGGAAGCTGGCTGACTTACGGAGGCTACGTCGAAAAGGAAAACGCGGTGAAATCGATCGAGACGGCTTACGATCTCGGCATTAATTTTTTCGATACGGCCAACGTTTATGAAAGAGGACAAGCCGAGCTGGTCGTCGGCGAGACGCTGCGGGCGTATCCGCGCGAATCGTACGTGCTGGCGACCAAGGTGTTTTGGCCGATGGGCGACGGTCCGAACGACCGCGGCCTGTCCCGCAAGCATGTGACCGAACAATGCCATGCCAGCCTGAAGCGCCTGGGCACCGATTACGTGGACATTTACTATTGCCACCGCTTCGGCCCGGAGACGCCGCTCGAAGAAACGCTTCGCGCATTGGACGACCTCGTAAGGCAGGGGAAGGTGCTCTACGTCGGCGTCAGCGAGTGGACGGCTGCGCAAATGGCCGAGGCGCTGACGGTCGCGGACCGGTACCTGCTGGACCGGATCGTCGTCAACCAGCCGGTCTACAACATGTTCCAGCGGTACATCGAAAAGGAAATCATCCCGCTCGGCGAGCGGAAGGGCATCGGCCAGGTCGTTTTCTCGCCGCTCGCGCAAGGACTGCTGACGGGAAAATACGCGTCCGCGGACAGCGTGCCCCAAGACAGCCGCGCGGCCAAGCTCGACCATATGCGGAAGCATATCACGGATGAAAAAATCGCGAAAGTGCGCAGGCTCGGCGAAATCGCTTCGGAGCTCGGCATTACGGTCGGGCAGCTCGCTCTGGCATGGATTTTGCGCCAGCCGAACGTGGCCAGCGCGCTCGTCGGGGCGAGCCGTCCGGAGCAGGTGAAGGAAAACGCGGCGGCATCGGGCGTCGCGCTGTCCGCGGACGTCCTGGAGCGGATCGAGGAAATTTTGGCGTAA
- a CDS encoding winged helix-turn-helix transcriptional regulator produces MNASNYIPKVPVDYECNIEKTLDVLGGKWAFLVLRELFGGTKRFGELQRSIPAVSPRALTSTLRHMEEKGVLERRVFPTVPVTVEYTLTPKGQDLHHIVKEMKLWAAKWT; encoded by the coding sequence ATGAATGCGAGCAATTATATTCCGAAAGTCCCGGTCGATTACGAATGCAACATTGAAAAAACGCTCGACGTGCTTGGCGGGAAATGGGCCTTTCTCGTCCTGCGCGAGCTGTTCGGAGGAACGAAGCGATTCGGCGAGCTGCAGCGCAGCATCCCGGCCGTAAGTCCCCGCGCGCTCACCAGCACGCTGCGCCATATGGAGGAAAAGGGCGTGCTGGAACGACGCGTGTTTCCTACCGTACCGGTTACGGTCGAGTATACGCTTACGCCCAAGGGGCAGGATCTGCACCATATCGTAAAAGAAATGAAGCTCTGGGCGGCAAAGTGGACCTAG